In a genomic window of Nothobranchius furzeri strain GRZ-AD chromosome 14, NfurGRZ-RIMD1, whole genome shotgun sequence:
- the lingo1a gene encoding leucine-rich repeat and immunoglobulin-like domain-containing nogo receptor-interacting protein 1 has translation MVARRVTGHSCLVACWQPILILMLGTVLSSSTTLCPSRCECKEHSVMCHRRRLVSLPEGIPAETRLLDLSKNRIRTINQDEFSSLTNLEHLELSENTISTIEPGAFNNLNFLRTLGLHSNKLKLIQLGVFTGLSNLTELDISENKIVILLDYMFQDLYSLRSLEVGDNDLVFISNRAFHGLSSLEHLSLEKCNLTYVPTEAFSHLHSLITLRLRHLNINVIRDYSFKRLYRLKVLEIANWPYLDTMTPNCLYGLNLTSLTIANANLTAIPYVALRHLVYLRFLNLSYNPILTIEGNKLHDLLRLQEFHLVGGRLAMIEPYSFRSLNYLKILNVSGNSLSTLEESAFHSVGNLETLALYDNPLACDCRLLWVFRRRWRLNFNKQQPTCASPEFVQGKEFKDFPDVLQPNYFTCRKSRIRDRSPQQKFVDEGAIVHFACQADGDPAPVILWLSPQKRFITTKTIGRLSVLPDGTLEVRYAQIQDNGTYVCIASNAGGNDTSLAHLHIHSYSPDWPHQPNKTFAFISNQPTETGANGTKANVPFPFDIKTLIIATTMGFISFLGVVLFCLVLLFLWSRGKGNTKHNIEIEYVPRKSDAGMSSTAVDAPRKFNMKMI, from the coding sequence ATGGTGGCCAGGCGAGTGACTGGGCACAGCTGCCTGGTGGCTTGCTGGCAGCCCATCCTGATCCTGATGCTGGGGACTGTGCTGTCTAGCTCCACCACACTCTGCCCATCCCGCTGTGAGTGCAAAGAGCACTCCGTGATGTGCCACAGGAGAAGGCTCGTGTCCCTTCCCGAAGGCATTCCTGCAGAAACCAGGCTGCTGGACCTCAGCAAGAACCGCATCAGAACGATTAACCAGGATGAGTTTTCCAGCTTAACTAACCTTGAACACCTGGAGCTGAGTGAAAATACCATCTCCACTATTGAACCTGGAGCGTTCAACAACCTTAATTTCTTACGGACTTTGGGGTTGCATAGCAACAAGCTTAAGCTGATTCAGCTGGGCGTGTTCACAGGCCTGAGCAATCTCACAGAGCTGGACATCAGTGAGAACAAGATTGTCATCCTGTTGGACTACATGTTCCAGGATCTGTACAGCCTCCGGTCTCTGGAGGTGGGTGATAATGATCTGGTTTTCATCTCCAACCGGGCTTTTCATGGTCTTAGTAGCCTAGAGCACCTAAGTCTTGAGAAGTGTAACCTGACCTATGTGCCAACTGAGGCTTTTAGCCACCTTCACAGTTTGATCACTCTCAGGCTGCGCCATCTCAATATCAATGTCATACGGGATTACTCCTTTAAACGGCTCTATCGGCTGAAGGTCCTGGAAATAGCCAACTGGCCATACTTGGATACGATGACCCCAAATTGTTTGTATGGATTAAATCTCACCTCTCTCACCATCGCCAATGCCAACCTGACCGCAATCCCTTATGTAGCCCTGCGGCACTTGGTTTACTTGCGCTTTCTTAATCTCTCTTATAATCCCATCCTTACTATAGAGGGAAATAAGCTCCACGACCTTCTTCGTCTCCAGGAGTTTCACCTGGTTGGGGGCAGACTAGCTATGATTGAGCCCTACTCTTTCCGCAGCTTGAACTACCTGAAAATTCTAAATGTTTCCGGGAACTCTCTCAGCACTTTGGAGGAGTCTGCTTTCCATTCAGTTGGCAACCTGGAAACCCTGGCCTTGTACGATAACCCCCTGGCCTGTGACTGCCGACTCCTATGGGTGTTCCGACGACGCTGGCGACTAAACTTCAACAAGCAGCAGCCCACGTGTGCTTCTCCTGAGTTTGTTCAAGGCAAAGAGTTCAAAGATTTCCCAGATGTTCTGCAGCCAAACTACTTCACGTGTCGCAAGTCAAGGATTAGGGATCGCAGTCCTCAGCAGAAATTtgttgatgaaggagccattgttCATTTTGCCTGTCAAGCAGATGGGGATCCTGCTCCAGTAATTCTGTGGCTCTctccacagaaaaggtttatcacCACCAAGACAATTGGAAGGCTCTCTGTGTTACCAGATGGCACCCTCGAGGTACGCTATGCTCAAATCCAAGATAATGGCACATATGTGTGTATAGCCAGCAATGCAGGTGGAAACGACACCTCTCTTGCTCACCTACATATCCATAGCTACTCGCCTGATTGGCCACATCAACCCAACAAGACGTTTGCTTTCATATCCAACCAGCCTACGGAGACAGGTGCTAATGGTACCAAAGCCAACGTCCCTTTTCCGTTTGACATCAAGACTCTGATTATCGCGACCACAATGGGCTTCATCTCCTTTCTTGGTGTCGTCTTATTTTGCCTGGTGCTGCTGTTTCTGTGGAGCAGAGGTAAAGGCAACACCAAGCACAACATTGAGATTGAGTACGTTCCACGCAAGTCAGACGCTGGCATGAGCAGCACCGCGGTTGACGCGCCTCGCAAGTTTAACATGAAAATGATTTAA